The following coding sequences lie in one Labrus bergylta chromosome 5, fLabBer1.1, whole genome shotgun sequence genomic window:
- the atxn7l2a gene encoding ataxin-7-like protein 2a isoform X1 → MMAVRERAVKVMAALDRRVPSLDDFVGQSWTAWAEWAGVAAADGPDGEDCSKNGKKVAEAMSLSKEDMSIFGLYPGHDDFYLVVCSHCGQVVKPQAFEKHCERRHGPLSKLYARLRSPTPAPQPQQRPHHSHSPSHGTNTAASAASSWESRGQGVGQPRAAPPSPSTPPQYRHSKSSKDGVRHSPLEKSSHSSHTESSVFKQPPPLEPPISSPPPSLRDPPWPHGGTPPGRPTPSDRPPSQQGPRKDSPLSSAGQSHRIPRPYNKVASSKYKRERECDLDKHCGVLDPDRKKVCTRLLTCNIHSIHQRRKVMGRSKNFDQLVAELKTKVREKGGQSLDGGSSSGRSPSPEAPREQAGAPHCRRPLASLPAFSRSTAASESTPEEENQRQDEGSLRSPSPLVQGRISSDESDAEGAEEHVEFSSSATHPRPLAMCSFGSHALGHGIFTFDRRLHHLRSALSSMLEQHISAHLWKKIPQATDLQSPPPSAKTVTSSSSPSSAASSLHSKIRTGSHISSSLKTASSSSNRGPGRTPTAIPSENSGGGSCSITSSHMGSPSKPMTGRQGGSGRLKNPVGRPSKQTLKLREEAAAAAALRKRKAPSQEGEHSGPERNCILLQDRGRPPSTASSSSSSSSSKPSISSPLPHGQTNGTLSPSSKPRPQPSPSESHSPAAKAVWTYRRTTHTPLGHSASPDSSSATNNSHSRSGVGDSGLHGQSGGRSFEHQGLVKKRKGGSMEEHSPSSKPSAHRLPSSSSSSSSATSSTPRSNFYPWKESKSGGLAGGVEKKLGTQKPKLHH, encoded by the exons ATGATGGCGGTGCGTGAACGCGCAGTAAAAGTAATGGCTGCTCTTGATCGGCGGGTGCCTAGCCTCGATGATTTCGTGGGTCAAAGCTGGACCGCCTGGGCCGAGTGGGCCGGTGTGGCGGCGGCGGATG GGCCCGATGGGGAAGACTGCAGCAAGAATGGCAAAAAGGTTGCAGAGGCCATGTCACTCAGTAAGGAGG ACATGTCCATCTTCGGGCTCTACCCCGGCCACGACGACTTCTACCTGGTGGTGTGCAGCCACTGCGGCCAAGTGGTGAAGCCGCAGGCGTTTGAGAAGCACTGCGAGCGGCGGCACGGCCCCCTGTCCAAGCTGTACGCCCGCCTGCGCTCTCCCACCCCTGCGCCGCAGCCCCAGCAGAGACCCCACCACAGCCACTCTCCTTCCCATGGGACCAACACTGCTGCCTCTGCCGCTTCATCCTGGGAGAGTCGCGGCCAGGGGGTTGGGCAGCCGCGGGCCGCGCCGCCTTCGCCTTCCACGCCACCACAGTACAGACACTCCAAGAGCTCCAAGGATGGAGTACG ACATTCCCCGCTGGAGAAATCCTCTCACAGCAGCCACACAGAGTCGTCAGTATTCAAACAGCCGCCACCTCTGGAGCCTCCGATCAGCTCTCCGCCTCCCTCACTCAGAGATCCGCCCTGGCCCCACGGAGGAACCCCGCCAGGTAGACCAACGCCCAGCGACAGACCGCCGTCACAACAGGGCCCGAGGAAGGACTCGCCTCTGTCGTCTGCTGGTCAGAGCCACCGCATCCCCCGACCTTACAACAAAGTGGCCTCCAGTAAGTACAAGCGAG AGCGGGAGTGTGACTTGGACAAACACTGCGGCGTCctcgacccggacaggaagaAGGTCTGCACTCGCCTCCTGACATGCAAT ATCCACTCCATCCACCAGCGCAGGAAGGTGATGGGCCGcagtaaaaactttgaccagcTGGTGGCCGAACTCAAGACCAAGGTCCGCGAGAAAGGGGGCCAGTCCCTGGATGGAGGCTCCTCCTCTGGACGATCCCCCAGCCCAGAGGCCCCCCGGGAGCAGGCGGGGGCTCCACACTGCAGGAGACCTCTGGCCAGTCTCCCCGCGTTCAG TCGGTCCACGGCTGCGTCGGAGAGCACCCCAGAGGAGGAGAATCAGCGGCAGGATGAGGGGAGCCTCCGATCCCCCTCGCCTCTCGTCCAAGGACGGATCTCCAGCGACGAAAGCGACGCAGAAGGAGCCGAGGAGCACGTCGAGTTCTCGTCTTCTGCCACACATCCGAGGCCGCTGGCG ATGTGTTCGTTTGGCAGCCATGCGTTGGGTCACGGCATCTTCACGTTTGACAGGAGACTTCATCACCTGAGGTCGGCGCTCAGCAGCATGCTGGAGCAGCACATCAGCGCTCATCTTTGGAA gaaAATACCTCAAGCCACAGACCTTCAATCGCCACCTCCCTCGGCCAAGACCGTCACCTCGTCGTCGTCCCCGTCCTCTGCAGCTTCCTCATTACATTCAAAGATccgaacaggaagtcacatcaGCTCCTCTCTCAAAActgcatcctcctcctccaatcGTGGACCAGGGAGAACCCCGACAGCCATACCGTCAGAGAACTCGGGGGGCGGAAGCTGCAGTATCACTAGCAGCCATATGGGGTCTCCCAGTAAGCCTATGACGGGGCGTCAGGGGGGTTCTGGGAGACTCAAAAACCCCGTGGGACGCCCCAGCAAGCAGACGCTGAAGCTTCGAGAGGAGGCAGCCGCCGCCGCCGCGCTCCGCAAACGCAAAGCCCCGTCGCAGGAAGGGGAGCACTCAGGCCCCGAAAGGAACTGCATACTCCTCCAGGACAGGGGCCGCCCTCCTTCCACcgcttcttcctcctcttcgtcGTCATCTTCCAAACCCTCCATTTCCTCGCCCCTCCCACACGGACAGACCAATGGAACTCTTTCCCCCAGCAGCAAACCCCGCCCCCAGCCCTCCCCCTCAGAATCGCACTCGCCGGCCGCCAAGGCGGTCTGGACTTACAGACGaacaacacacactcctctgGGACATTCGGCGTCCCCGGACTCCTCCTCTGCCACCAACAACTCCCACAGCCGGAGCGGCGTGGGGGACTCAGGACTGCATGGGCAGAGCGGTGGGAGGAGCTTTGAGCACCAGGGGCTGGTGAAAAAACGCAAGGGGGGCAGCATGGAGGAGCACTCGCCCTCCTCCAAACCCTCGGCGCACCGCCTgccctcctcgtcctcctcctccagctctgccacctcctccaccccgCGCTCCAACTTCTACCCGTGGAAGGAGAGTAAGAGTGGAGGTCTGGCCGGGGGCGTGGAGAAGAAACTGGGCACACAGAAG ccAAAACTGCACCATTAA
- the sypl2a gene encoding synaptophysin-like protein 2a, producing the protein METVQKLTSGFSLDLGPLKEPLGFIRVLEWVFAIFAFATTGGYSGSTHMEEKCQDDVRNVFAVFYYPFRLSAKPYSIPYCNGTESKGIYLQGDFSSSAEFYVSVGVFAFLYCTATLVLYLGYQHVYRQTSRGPIVDLVVTAVFAFLWFVSAAAWGKGLTDVKWATHPDRLVEHCKDVCHVGTHPSMGRLNASVIFGFLNLILWGGNCWFIYKETPFHKDPIPPATMEEGEAPGP; encoded by the exons ATGGAAACTGTTCAG AAATTGACGTCTGGGTTTTCTCTGGACCTGGGACCTCTGAAGGAACCTCTGGGGTTCATTCGTGTCCTAGAATGG GTCTTCGCCATCTTTGCTTTTGCCACCACTGGAGGTTACTCTGGGTCAacacacatggaggagaaaTGCCAGGACGACGTGAGGAATGTCTTCGCTGTGTTTTACTACCCATTTAG GTTGTCAGCGAAACCATACAGCATCCCTTATTGCAATGGCACTGAATCTAAGGGCATTTACCTGCAGGGTGACTTCTCCTCCTCCGCAGAGTTCTATGTGTCTGTCGGTGTGTTTGCGTTCCTTTATTGCACCGCCACCCTCGTCCTCTACCTGGGCTACCAGCATGTCTACCGGCAGACCAGCCGCGGGCCCATTGTA GACCTGGTGGTGACCGCCGTCTTTGCCTTCCTGTGGTTTGTGTCCGCGGCAGCTTGGGGCAAAGGCCTGACGGATGTCAAATGGGCCACCCATCCAGATCGCCTCGTGGAGCACTGCAAGGATGTCTGTCACGTAGGAACGCATCCTTCAATGGGCCGCCTTAACGCCTCTGTG ATTTTCGGCTTCTTGAACTTGATCCTGTGGGGCGGTAACTGCTGGTTTATTTACAAGGAGACCCCTTTCCACAAGGATCCAATCCCGCCTGCCACCATGGAGGAAGGAGAAGCTCCTGGGCCTTAA
- the atxn7l2a gene encoding ataxin-7-like protein 2a isoform X2, producing the protein MMAVRERAVKVMAALDRRVPSLDDFVGQSWTAWAEWAGVAAADGPDGEDCSKNGKKVAEAMSLSKEDMSIFGLYPGHDDFYLVVCSHCGQVVKPQAFEKHCERRHGPLSKLYARLRSPTPAPQPQQRPHHSHSPSHGTNTAASAASSWESRGQGVGQPRAAPPSPSTPPQYRHSKSSKDGVRHSPLEKSSHSSHTESSVFKQPPPLEPPISSPPPSLRDPPWPHGGTPPGRPTPSDRPPSQQGPRKDSPLSSAGQSHRIPRPYNKVASKRECDLDKHCGVLDPDRKKVCTRLLTCNIHSIHQRRKVMGRSKNFDQLVAELKTKVREKGGQSLDGGSSSGRSPSPEAPREQAGAPHCRRPLASLPAFSRSTAASESTPEEENQRQDEGSLRSPSPLVQGRISSDESDAEGAEEHVEFSSSATHPRPLAMCSFGSHALGHGIFTFDRRLHHLRSALSSMLEQHISAHLWKKIPQATDLQSPPPSAKTVTSSSSPSSAASSLHSKIRTGSHISSSLKTASSSSNRGPGRTPTAIPSENSGGGSCSITSSHMGSPSKPMTGRQGGSGRLKNPVGRPSKQTLKLREEAAAAAALRKRKAPSQEGEHSGPERNCILLQDRGRPPSTASSSSSSSSSKPSISSPLPHGQTNGTLSPSSKPRPQPSPSESHSPAAKAVWTYRRTTHTPLGHSASPDSSSATNNSHSRSGVGDSGLHGQSGGRSFEHQGLVKKRKGGSMEEHSPSSKPSAHRLPSSSSSSSSATSSTPRSNFYPWKESKSGGLAGGVEKKLGTQKPKLHH; encoded by the exons ATGATGGCGGTGCGTGAACGCGCAGTAAAAGTAATGGCTGCTCTTGATCGGCGGGTGCCTAGCCTCGATGATTTCGTGGGTCAAAGCTGGACCGCCTGGGCCGAGTGGGCCGGTGTGGCGGCGGCGGATG GGCCCGATGGGGAAGACTGCAGCAAGAATGGCAAAAAGGTTGCAGAGGCCATGTCACTCAGTAAGGAGG ACATGTCCATCTTCGGGCTCTACCCCGGCCACGACGACTTCTACCTGGTGGTGTGCAGCCACTGCGGCCAAGTGGTGAAGCCGCAGGCGTTTGAGAAGCACTGCGAGCGGCGGCACGGCCCCCTGTCCAAGCTGTACGCCCGCCTGCGCTCTCCCACCCCTGCGCCGCAGCCCCAGCAGAGACCCCACCACAGCCACTCTCCTTCCCATGGGACCAACACTGCTGCCTCTGCCGCTTCATCCTGGGAGAGTCGCGGCCAGGGGGTTGGGCAGCCGCGGGCCGCGCCGCCTTCGCCTTCCACGCCACCACAGTACAGACACTCCAAGAGCTCCAAGGATGGAGTACG ACATTCCCCGCTGGAGAAATCCTCTCACAGCAGCCACACAGAGTCGTCAGTATTCAAACAGCCGCCACCTCTGGAGCCTCCGATCAGCTCTCCGCCTCCCTCACTCAGAGATCCGCCCTGGCCCCACGGAGGAACCCCGCCAGGTAGACCAACGCCCAGCGACAGACCGCCGTCACAACAGGGCCCGAGGAAGGACTCGCCTCTGTCGTCTGCTGGTCAGAGCCACCGCATCCCCCGACCTTACAACAAAGTGGCCTCCA AGCGGGAGTGTGACTTGGACAAACACTGCGGCGTCctcgacccggacaggaagaAGGTCTGCACTCGCCTCCTGACATGCAAT ATCCACTCCATCCACCAGCGCAGGAAGGTGATGGGCCGcagtaaaaactttgaccagcTGGTGGCCGAACTCAAGACCAAGGTCCGCGAGAAAGGGGGCCAGTCCCTGGATGGAGGCTCCTCCTCTGGACGATCCCCCAGCCCAGAGGCCCCCCGGGAGCAGGCGGGGGCTCCACACTGCAGGAGACCTCTGGCCAGTCTCCCCGCGTTCAG TCGGTCCACGGCTGCGTCGGAGAGCACCCCAGAGGAGGAGAATCAGCGGCAGGATGAGGGGAGCCTCCGATCCCCCTCGCCTCTCGTCCAAGGACGGATCTCCAGCGACGAAAGCGACGCAGAAGGAGCCGAGGAGCACGTCGAGTTCTCGTCTTCTGCCACACATCCGAGGCCGCTGGCG ATGTGTTCGTTTGGCAGCCATGCGTTGGGTCACGGCATCTTCACGTTTGACAGGAGACTTCATCACCTGAGGTCGGCGCTCAGCAGCATGCTGGAGCAGCACATCAGCGCTCATCTTTGGAA gaaAATACCTCAAGCCACAGACCTTCAATCGCCACCTCCCTCGGCCAAGACCGTCACCTCGTCGTCGTCCCCGTCCTCTGCAGCTTCCTCATTACATTCAAAGATccgaacaggaagtcacatcaGCTCCTCTCTCAAAActgcatcctcctcctccaatcGTGGACCAGGGAGAACCCCGACAGCCATACCGTCAGAGAACTCGGGGGGCGGAAGCTGCAGTATCACTAGCAGCCATATGGGGTCTCCCAGTAAGCCTATGACGGGGCGTCAGGGGGGTTCTGGGAGACTCAAAAACCCCGTGGGACGCCCCAGCAAGCAGACGCTGAAGCTTCGAGAGGAGGCAGCCGCCGCCGCCGCGCTCCGCAAACGCAAAGCCCCGTCGCAGGAAGGGGAGCACTCAGGCCCCGAAAGGAACTGCATACTCCTCCAGGACAGGGGCCGCCCTCCTTCCACcgcttcttcctcctcttcgtcGTCATCTTCCAAACCCTCCATTTCCTCGCCCCTCCCACACGGACAGACCAATGGAACTCTTTCCCCCAGCAGCAAACCCCGCCCCCAGCCCTCCCCCTCAGAATCGCACTCGCCGGCCGCCAAGGCGGTCTGGACTTACAGACGaacaacacacactcctctgGGACATTCGGCGTCCCCGGACTCCTCCTCTGCCACCAACAACTCCCACAGCCGGAGCGGCGTGGGGGACTCAGGACTGCATGGGCAGAGCGGTGGGAGGAGCTTTGAGCACCAGGGGCTGGTGAAAAAACGCAAGGGGGGCAGCATGGAGGAGCACTCGCCCTCCTCCAAACCCTCGGCGCACCGCCTgccctcctcgtcctcctcctccagctctgccacctcctccaccccgCGCTCCAACTTCTACCCGTGGAAGGAGAGTAAGAGTGGAGGTCTGGCCGGGGGCGTGGAGAAGAAACTGGGCACACAGAAG ccAAAACTGCACCATTAA
- the atxn7l2a gene encoding ataxin-7-like protein 2a isoform X3 → MSLSKEDMSIFGLYPGHDDFYLVVCSHCGQVVKPQAFEKHCERRHGPLSKLYARLRSPTPAPQPQQRPHHSHSPSHGTNTAASAASSWESRGQGVGQPRAAPPSPSTPPQYRHSKSSKDGVRHSPLEKSSHSSHTESSVFKQPPPLEPPISSPPPSLRDPPWPHGGTPPGRPTPSDRPPSQQGPRKDSPLSSAGQSHRIPRPYNKVASSKYKRERECDLDKHCGVLDPDRKKVCTRLLTCNIHSIHQRRKVMGRSKNFDQLVAELKTKVREKGGQSLDGGSSSGRSPSPEAPREQAGAPHCRRPLASLPAFSRSTAASESTPEEENQRQDEGSLRSPSPLVQGRISSDESDAEGAEEHVEFSSSATHPRPLAMCSFGSHALGHGIFTFDRRLHHLRSALSSMLEQHISAHLWKKIPQATDLQSPPPSAKTVTSSSSPSSAASSLHSKIRTGSHISSSLKTASSSSNRGPGRTPTAIPSENSGGGSCSITSSHMGSPSKPMTGRQGGSGRLKNPVGRPSKQTLKLREEAAAAAALRKRKAPSQEGEHSGPERNCILLQDRGRPPSTASSSSSSSSSKPSISSPLPHGQTNGTLSPSSKPRPQPSPSESHSPAAKAVWTYRRTTHTPLGHSASPDSSSATNNSHSRSGVGDSGLHGQSGGRSFEHQGLVKKRKGGSMEEHSPSSKPSAHRLPSSSSSSSSATSSTPRSNFYPWKESKSGGLAGGVEKKLGTQKPKLHH, encoded by the exons ATGTCACTCAGTAAGGAGG ACATGTCCATCTTCGGGCTCTACCCCGGCCACGACGACTTCTACCTGGTGGTGTGCAGCCACTGCGGCCAAGTGGTGAAGCCGCAGGCGTTTGAGAAGCACTGCGAGCGGCGGCACGGCCCCCTGTCCAAGCTGTACGCCCGCCTGCGCTCTCCCACCCCTGCGCCGCAGCCCCAGCAGAGACCCCACCACAGCCACTCTCCTTCCCATGGGACCAACACTGCTGCCTCTGCCGCTTCATCCTGGGAGAGTCGCGGCCAGGGGGTTGGGCAGCCGCGGGCCGCGCCGCCTTCGCCTTCCACGCCACCACAGTACAGACACTCCAAGAGCTCCAAGGATGGAGTACG ACATTCCCCGCTGGAGAAATCCTCTCACAGCAGCCACACAGAGTCGTCAGTATTCAAACAGCCGCCACCTCTGGAGCCTCCGATCAGCTCTCCGCCTCCCTCACTCAGAGATCCGCCCTGGCCCCACGGAGGAACCCCGCCAGGTAGACCAACGCCCAGCGACAGACCGCCGTCACAACAGGGCCCGAGGAAGGACTCGCCTCTGTCGTCTGCTGGTCAGAGCCACCGCATCCCCCGACCTTACAACAAAGTGGCCTCCAGTAAGTACAAGCGAG AGCGGGAGTGTGACTTGGACAAACACTGCGGCGTCctcgacccggacaggaagaAGGTCTGCACTCGCCTCCTGACATGCAAT ATCCACTCCATCCACCAGCGCAGGAAGGTGATGGGCCGcagtaaaaactttgaccagcTGGTGGCCGAACTCAAGACCAAGGTCCGCGAGAAAGGGGGCCAGTCCCTGGATGGAGGCTCCTCCTCTGGACGATCCCCCAGCCCAGAGGCCCCCCGGGAGCAGGCGGGGGCTCCACACTGCAGGAGACCTCTGGCCAGTCTCCCCGCGTTCAG TCGGTCCACGGCTGCGTCGGAGAGCACCCCAGAGGAGGAGAATCAGCGGCAGGATGAGGGGAGCCTCCGATCCCCCTCGCCTCTCGTCCAAGGACGGATCTCCAGCGACGAAAGCGACGCAGAAGGAGCCGAGGAGCACGTCGAGTTCTCGTCTTCTGCCACACATCCGAGGCCGCTGGCG ATGTGTTCGTTTGGCAGCCATGCGTTGGGTCACGGCATCTTCACGTTTGACAGGAGACTTCATCACCTGAGGTCGGCGCTCAGCAGCATGCTGGAGCAGCACATCAGCGCTCATCTTTGGAA gaaAATACCTCAAGCCACAGACCTTCAATCGCCACCTCCCTCGGCCAAGACCGTCACCTCGTCGTCGTCCCCGTCCTCTGCAGCTTCCTCATTACATTCAAAGATccgaacaggaagtcacatcaGCTCCTCTCTCAAAActgcatcctcctcctccaatcGTGGACCAGGGAGAACCCCGACAGCCATACCGTCAGAGAACTCGGGGGGCGGAAGCTGCAGTATCACTAGCAGCCATATGGGGTCTCCCAGTAAGCCTATGACGGGGCGTCAGGGGGGTTCTGGGAGACTCAAAAACCCCGTGGGACGCCCCAGCAAGCAGACGCTGAAGCTTCGAGAGGAGGCAGCCGCCGCCGCCGCGCTCCGCAAACGCAAAGCCCCGTCGCAGGAAGGGGAGCACTCAGGCCCCGAAAGGAACTGCATACTCCTCCAGGACAGGGGCCGCCCTCCTTCCACcgcttcttcctcctcttcgtcGTCATCTTCCAAACCCTCCATTTCCTCGCCCCTCCCACACGGACAGACCAATGGAACTCTTTCCCCCAGCAGCAAACCCCGCCCCCAGCCCTCCCCCTCAGAATCGCACTCGCCGGCCGCCAAGGCGGTCTGGACTTACAGACGaacaacacacactcctctgGGACATTCGGCGTCCCCGGACTCCTCCTCTGCCACCAACAACTCCCACAGCCGGAGCGGCGTGGGGGACTCAGGACTGCATGGGCAGAGCGGTGGGAGGAGCTTTGAGCACCAGGGGCTGGTGAAAAAACGCAAGGGGGGCAGCATGGAGGAGCACTCGCCCTCCTCCAAACCCTCGGCGCACCGCCTgccctcctcgtcctcctcctccagctctgccacctcctccaccccgCGCTCCAACTTCTACCCGTGGAAGGAGAGTAAGAGTGGAGGTCTGGCCGGGGGCGTGGAGAAGAAACTGGGCACACAGAAG ccAAAACTGCACCATTAA